The following proteins are co-located in the Gloeocapsa sp. PCC 7428 genome:
- a CDS encoding acetate/propionate family kinase, whose amino-acid sequence MKILVLNAGSSSQKSCLYELSDPLPDSPPHPLWEAKVDWGQHPGVATIKIKAQDRVLETELETDSRPEVFSYLFDTLVKGKTQVIDDLSEIDIAGHRVVHGGQDYREATLITPEVKDTILLLSDFAPLHNPANLEGIEAIEQLLPSLPQVAVFDTAFHSQIPLSAAVYPGPYEWFEQGIRRYGFHGISHQYCAHRAATLLKRDLQSLRLIVCHLGNGCSLSAICDGVSIDTTMGFTPLEGLMMGSRCGSIDPGILIYLLRDRQLDADKLDEILNYASGLKGISGISQDMRQIQSAIASSNSRAQLAFDMYVHSLRKHIGAMLATLGGLDALVFTGGVGENQAQLRALACESFAFLGLKLDLDKNADSPGDTDIATDDSTVRVLIINTQEDWAIATECWKLTQSSK is encoded by the coding sequence ATGAAAATCCTTGTCCTTAACGCAGGATCGAGTAGCCAAAAAAGTTGTTTATACGAACTGAGCGATCCTTTACCCGACTCGCCCCCGCATCCCCTATGGGAAGCGAAAGTAGACTGGGGTCAGCATCCTGGAGTAGCCACAATTAAAATTAAAGCTCAAGATAGAGTTTTAGAAACCGAACTCGAAACCGATTCGCGCCCCGAAGTGTTTTCCTACTTATTCGATACCTTAGTTAAGGGTAAAACGCAGGTTATTGACGATCTCAGTGAAATTGATATTGCAGGTCATCGCGTTGTCCATGGCGGTCAAGATTACCGCGAAGCAACTCTAATTACTCCTGAAGTCAAAGATACTATTTTACTTTTATCTGATTTTGCGCCTTTGCACAATCCTGCGAACCTTGAAGGCATTGAAGCGATTGAACAACTGCTACCATCTTTACCGCAAGTTGCCGTGTTTGATACTGCATTTCATAGTCAGATACCATTAAGTGCAGCAGTGTATCCAGGACCTTACGAATGGTTTGAGCAGGGTATTCGCCGCTATGGTTTTCATGGTATTAGTCACCAATATTGCGCGCATCGGGCTGCAACGCTGCTAAAGCGCGATTTACAGTCTTTACGGTTGATTGTTTGTCATTTGGGAAATGGTTGCTCATTATCCGCCATCTGTGACGGGGTAAGCATTGATACAACAATGGGCTTTACTCCCCTTGAAGGGTTGATGATGGGAAGTCGCTGTGGCTCAATTGACCCTGGTATTTTAATTTACCTTTTGCGCGATCGCCAACTTGATGCGGATAAGCTCGATGAAATCCTCAATTATGCTTCTGGCTTAAAGGGAATTTCTGGAATTTCCCAAGATATGCGTCAAATCCAAAGTGCGATCGCATCTAGTAACTCGCGCGCCCAACTTGCTTTCGATATGTATGTGCATTCGTTACGCAAACACATCGGTGCCATGCTAGCAACTCTAGGCGGTTTAGATGCATTAGTCTTCACAGGTGGTGTCGGTGAAAATCAAGCCCAATTGCGCGCTTTGGCGTGTGAATCGTTTGCTTTTTTAGGGTTAAAGCTCGATTTAGACAAAAATGCCGATTCTCCAGGCGATACCGATATTGCTACAGATGATTCTACAGTGCGCGTTTTAATTATCAACACCCAAGAAGATTGGGCGATCGCCACCGAATGCTGGAAGTTAACTCAAAGTAGTAAATAA
- a CDS encoding MerR family transcriptional regulator — protein sequence MRIGELAQKAGVTPRTIRYYENLGLLHPSEREGSGFRYYTEAELLRLQKIDCLKSLGLTLEEIASVIDLYFEDPTELKAKQKVLTILQAHLQETDDKLSALAQFRSELLFNITKIQKCIEQINSQ from the coding sequence ATGCGAATTGGAGAGCTAGCGCAAAAAGCTGGCGTGACTCCAAGAACTATTCGCTACTATGAAAACTTAGGATTATTACACCCAAGTGAACGGGAGGGAAGTGGCTTTCGCTATTACACGGAAGCTGAGTTACTGCGACTACAAAAAATTGATTGTCTCAAATCACTTGGACTTACTCTCGAAGAAATTGCTAGCGTGATTGACTTGTACTTTGAAGATCCAACCGAACTCAAAGCCAAGCAAAAGGTGTTAACAATCTTGCAGGCGCATCTCCAAGAAACTGACGACAAATTGAGCGCACTCGCGCAGTTTCGTTCAGAGTTGCTTTTCAATATTACGAAAATTCAAAAATGTATTGAGCAAATCAATAGCCAGTAA